From a single Nocardioides sp. dk884 genomic region:
- a CDS encoding ABC transporter permease, with the protein MSTLSLPVPTRNTRRRTLNVTLVALGIVVAVVVAAFALEPRAGATDLADKLVAPSAAHPFGTDWLGRDLLARVLVGLRLSLVVGLVAAAGSAVIALLLAAFATTAGRRAEACVTWLVNLFLSVPHLVLLILVTFALGGGTEAVVIAVAVTHWPSLTRVLIAQGRVVARSDYAALARGFGHGRWHVARRHVMPHLLPHVLVGGVLLFPHAIMHEAALSFLGLGVDASQPAVGVLLRDSMRFLSTGQWWLAVLPGLCLLVLVLLVDTIGDNLRALTDPRSHHR; encoded by the coding sequence ATGAGCACCCTGAGCCTGCCGGTCCCGACCCGCAACACCCGCCGCCGCACGCTCAACGTCACCCTGGTGGCGCTGGGGATCGTCGTCGCGGTCGTCGTGGCCGCCTTCGCGCTGGAGCCGCGCGCCGGGGCCACCGACCTGGCGGACAAGCTCGTGGCGCCCTCGGCCGCGCACCCGTTCGGCACCGACTGGCTGGGCCGCGACCTGCTCGCCCGGGTGCTGGTCGGGCTGCGGCTCAGCCTCGTCGTCGGCCTGGTCGCCGCGGCCGGGTCCGCGGTGATCGCGCTGCTGCTCGCCGCCTTCGCCACCACAGCCGGGCGGCGCGCGGAGGCGTGCGTGACCTGGCTGGTGAACCTGTTCCTGTCCGTCCCGCACCTGGTGCTGCTGATCCTGGTCACCTTCGCGCTCGGCGGCGGCACCGAGGCGGTCGTGATCGCGGTCGCCGTCACGCACTGGCCGAGCCTGACCCGGGTGCTCATCGCCCAGGGACGGGTGGTCGCCCGCTCCGACTACGCCGCGCTCGCGCGCGGCTTCGGGCACGGGCGCTGGCACGTCGCCCGCCGCCACGTCATGCCCCACCTGCTGCCGCACGTGCTCGTCGGGGGGGTGCTGCTGTTCCCGCACGCGATCATGCACGAGGCCGCCCTGTCGTTCCTCGGCCTGGGCGTGGACGCCTCCCAGCCCGCGGTCGGGGTGCTGCTGCGCGACTCGATGCGGTTCTTGTCGACCGGCCAGTGGTGGCTCGCGGTGCTGCCCGGCCTGTGCCTGCTCGTCCTCGTCCTGCTCGTCGACACGATCGGCGACAACCTGCGTGCCCTCACCGACCCCAGGAGCCACCACCGATGA
- a CDS encoding YbdD/YjiX family protein, with the protein MSTSRTTARPGPLRRAAAGLRWYLREVSGESRWDDYLARCAADGRTPMSRREFERHRADLREHQQTGRCC; encoded by the coding sequence ATGAGCACCTCGCGTACGACGGCCCGCCCCGGCCCGCTGCGGCGGGCCGCGGCGGGGCTGCGCTGGTACCTGCGCGAGGTGAGCGGCGAGTCGCGCTGGGACGACTACCTCGCCCGGTGTGCCGCGGACGGTCGCACCCCGATGTCGCGTCGCGAGTTCGAGCGGCACCGCGCCGACCTGCGCGAGCACCAGCAGACCGGCCGCTGCTGCTAG
- a CDS encoding ABC transporter ATP-binding protein: MTLQADEVWFRHGGDDPWVLRAASLQVRAGEVVGLRGPSGIGKSTLGRVLAGLLRPARGEVRTPRGRIVRPCREVQYLAQDAQAAMNPRWRVRDVLAEAGPHEAGPHEAGPHEAGPDEAGGGTDGGLVDPGWHDRFPHELSGGQLQRVNLARALRAGPTYLVADEISASLDAVNQAVVWHDLMAAARAAGLGVVAISHDASLLERVADRVVEFVPGGPTG, encoded by the coding sequence ATGACGCTGCAGGCAGACGAGGTCTGGTTCCGCCACGGCGGCGACGACCCCTGGGTGCTGCGCGCGGCGAGCCTCCAGGTGCGCGCCGGCGAGGTCGTCGGGCTGCGCGGGCCCTCCGGCATCGGCAAGTCCACCCTGGGCCGCGTCCTGGCCGGCCTGCTGCGACCCGCGCGGGGCGAGGTGCGTACGCCGCGGGGCCGGATCGTGCGTCCCTGCCGGGAGGTGCAGTACCTGGCCCAGGACGCGCAGGCGGCCATGAACCCGCGCTGGCGGGTCCGCGACGTCCTCGCTGAGGCCGGCCCCCACGAGGCAGGCCCCCACGAGGCTGGTCCCCACGAGGCTGGTCCCGACGAGGCTGGGGGAGGCACGGACGGCGGGCTGGTCGACCCGGGCTGGCACGACCGGTTCCCCCACGAGCTCAGCGGCGGCCAGCTGCAGCGGGTCAACCTGGCCCGGGCACTGCGGGCCGGGCCGACCTACCTCGTCGCCGACGAGATCTCGGCGAGCCTGGACGCGGTCAACCAGGCGGTGGTGTGGCACGACCTGATGGCGGCGGCACGCGCCGCGGGTCTGGGCGTGGTGGCCATCTCCCACGACGCGTCGCTCCTGGAGCGGGTGGCGGACCGGGTGGTGGAGTTCGTCCCCGGCGGTCCGACCGGCTGA
- a CDS encoding ammonium transporter, with translation MDYGYHALMLIAASLVLMMTPALALFYGGMSRSKSVLNMMMMSFSSMGVVGVIYVLWGWSMSYGDTDIAMLFANPFELFGLDGVAGQDYIFVGFQLTFAVLTAALISGAIADRMKFSAWLLFLPLWVTLSYFPLAHMVWGGGFLSHSTNGLADLLFSGPDGAEVAPIDYAGGTVVHINAGVAGLILALMLGKRLGFGKEPMKPHNLPLTMLGAGLLWFGWFGFNVGSIVFAGDSAEGDAAQFLSETSLVWLNTTVAAAAAILGWLVIEKLRDGKATSLGAASGVVAGLVAITPACGAVSPIGAIILGLVAGALCALAVGLKYKLGYDDSLDVVGVHLVGGIVGTVGVGFVATAGGLFYGDGLKLLVVQFVVALFAILWSAVATVIVALIVKAVIGLRLPEEDEVTGIDFADHGEAAYDFTGSGATRRASVLAGGSAPASTTPSEGANA, from the coding sequence ATGGACTACGGCTACCACGCCTTGATGCTGATCGCGGCGTCACTCGTCCTGATGATGACGCCCGCCCTCGCGCTGTTCTACGGCGGCATGAGCCGGTCCAAGTCCGTGCTCAACATGATGATGATGTCGTTCTCCTCCATGGGAGTCGTCGGTGTCATCTACGTCCTGTGGGGCTGGAGCATGTCCTACGGCGACACTGACATCGCGATGCTCTTCGCCAACCCCTTCGAGCTCTTCGGCCTCGACGGCGTCGCGGGCCAGGACTACATCTTCGTCGGCTTCCAGCTGACCTTCGCGGTGCTCACCGCCGCGCTGATCAGCGGCGCGATCGCCGACCGGATGAAGTTCTCCGCCTGGCTGCTGTTCCTCCCGCTGTGGGTGACGCTGTCGTACTTCCCGCTGGCCCACATGGTCTGGGGCGGCGGCTTCCTCAGCCACTCGACCAACGGCCTGGCCGACCTGCTCTTCTCCGGTCCTGACGGCGCCGAGGTGGCGCCGATCGACTACGCCGGCGGCACGGTCGTCCACATCAACGCCGGTGTCGCCGGCCTGATCCTGGCCCTCATGCTCGGCAAGCGCCTCGGCTTCGGCAAGGAGCCGATGAAGCCGCACAACCTGCCGCTCACCATGCTCGGCGCCGGTCTGCTCTGGTTCGGCTGGTTCGGCTTCAACGTCGGCTCGATCGTCTTCGCCGGCGACAGCGCCGAGGGCGACGCCGCGCAGTTCCTGAGCGAGACCAGCCTGGTCTGGCTGAACACCACGGTCGCCGCGGCCGCCGCGATCCTCGGCTGGCTGGTCATCGAGAAGCTGCGTGACGGCAAGGCCACCTCGCTGGGTGCCGCCTCGGGCGTCGTCGCCGGTCTGGTCGCGATCACCCCGGCCTGTGGGGCCGTCTCGCCGATCGGCGCGATCATCCTCGGCCTGGTCGCCGGCGCCCTGTGCGCCCTGGCCGTCGGCCTGAAGTACAAGCTCGGCTACGACGACTCCCTCGACGTCGTCGGCGTCCACCTCGTCGGTGGCATCGTGGGCACCGTCGGCGTCGGCTTCGTCGCCACCGCGGGCGGCCTGTTCTACGGTGACGGCCTCAAGCTCCTCGTGGTCCAGTTCGTCGTCGCCCTGTTCGCGATCCTCTGGTCCGCCGTGGCCACCGTGATCGTCGCGCTCATCGTCAAGGCGGTCATCGGCCTGCGTCTCCCCGAGGAGGACGAGGTCACGGGCATCGACTTCGCCGACCACGGGGAGGCCGCCTACGACTTCACCGGCAGCGGCGCCACCCGCCGTGCGTCGGTCCTCGCCGGTGGCTCCGCCCCGGCGTCCACCACCCCCAGCGAAGGAGCCAACGCATGA
- a CDS encoding P-II family nitrogen regulator: MKLVTAVIKPHKWEDVREALETFGVTGMTVSEVSGYGRQKGHTEVYRGAEYDIALVPKIRIEIVTEDEDTDDVVGIIVKTAQTGRIGDGKVWVSPVETVVRVRTGDRDEAAL; encoded by the coding sequence ATGAAGCTCGTGACCGCGGTCATCAAGCCGCACAAGTGGGAAGACGTCCGTGAGGCCCTGGAGACCTTCGGGGTGACGGGCATGACCGTCAGCGAGGTCAGCGGCTACGGCCGCCAGAAGGGCCACACCGAGGTCTACCGGGGCGCGGAGTACGACATCGCGCTGGTGCCCAAGATCCGCATCGAGATCGTCACCGAGGACGAGGACACCGACGACGTCGTCGGGATCATCGTCAAGACCGCCCAGACCGGGCGGATCGGGGACGGCAAGGTCTGGGTCAGCCCGGTCGAGACGGTCGTCCGGGTCCGCACCGGCGACCGCGACGAAGCGGCCCTCTGA
- a CDS encoding carbon starvation CstA family protein codes for METTTPSPHADRPRSPAPRGRPGPLSILIWVLVAVVGAVCWTVLALARGEEVSALWILFAALASYAIAYRFYSRFIARRVLEVDDTRATPAERLDDGVDFEVTDRRVLFGHHFAAIAGAGPLVGPVLAAQMGYLPGTIWIVVGVILAGAVQDMIVLFFSMRRDGKSLGQMVRDEIGVVGGTAALIAVFAIMIIILAVLALVVVNALAESPWGVFSIGLTIPIALFMGVYLRFLRPGRVLEVTAIGVVLLLLAIIGGGYVDGTALGDALTLSPETLTLCLVVYGFIASVLPVWTLLTPRDYLSTFMKVGVIVLLAIGFVLARPVLQADAVTSFARDGDGPVFAGELFPFVFITIACGALSGFHALISSGTTPKMIAKESQVRMIGYGGMLMESFVAISALIAAVVIDQGMYYAMNSPAGATGGDFTSAAEYVTGLGFTITPEQLQAAAAAVEEQTLVSRTGGAPTLAFGISQIFEEAFGGGLAAFWYHFAIMFEALFILTAVDAGTRVGRFMLQDTIGNVWTRFGDTSWKPAAWGASAVVVAAWGSMLYIGVSDPLGGINQLFPLFGIANQLLAAIALTLCVTLLIKHGKLRWAWVPGVPLVWDLVVTMTASWQKVFSDDPAIGYFAQADRYRTARDAGEVLAPAADASQMDQVVFNSTLNGVLQATFAVLVIVVVANAAVVCVRAARAGGLPTTEVPYTPSHIVAPSDFFATAEEKVAVREWEQSRREDPTRLAGDPR; via the coding sequence ATGGAGACCACCACGCCCAGCCCGCACGCCGACCGACCGCGCTCCCCCGCGCCCCGTGGCCGACCGGGCCCGCTCTCGATCCTGATCTGGGTCCTCGTCGCCGTCGTCGGCGCGGTGTGCTGGACGGTGCTCGCCCTCGCCCGCGGCGAGGAGGTCTCGGCGCTGTGGATCCTGTTCGCCGCGCTCGCGTCGTACGCCATCGCCTACCGGTTCTACTCCCGGTTCATCGCCCGGCGGGTGCTGGAGGTCGACGACACCCGGGCCACCCCGGCGGAGCGGCTCGATGACGGCGTCGACTTCGAGGTCACCGACCGCCGGGTGCTGTTCGGGCACCACTTCGCCGCGATCGCGGGCGCCGGGCCGCTGGTCGGACCGGTCCTCGCCGCGCAGATGGGCTACCTGCCCGGCACGATCTGGATCGTCGTCGGCGTCATCCTGGCCGGTGCCGTGCAGGACATGATCGTGCTGTTCTTCTCGATGCGCCGCGACGGCAAGAGCCTGGGGCAGATGGTGCGCGACGAGATCGGCGTGGTCGGCGGCACCGCGGCGCTGATCGCGGTCTTCGCGATCATGATCATCATCTTGGCGGTGCTCGCGCTGGTCGTGGTCAATGCACTGGCCGAGTCGCCGTGGGGCGTGTTCTCGATCGGCCTGACCATCCCGATCGCGCTGTTCATGGGCGTCTACCTGCGCTTCCTGCGCCCCGGGCGGGTGCTCGAGGTGACCGCGATCGGGGTCGTGCTGCTGCTGCTGGCCATCATCGGCGGCGGCTACGTCGACGGCACCGCCCTCGGCGACGCGCTGACTCTGTCCCCCGAGACGCTCACCCTGTGCCTGGTCGTCTACGGCTTCATCGCCTCGGTGCTGCCGGTGTGGACGCTGCTGACCCCGCGCGACTACCTCTCGACGTTCATGAAGGTCGGGGTGATCGTGCTGCTCGCGATCGGGTTCGTCCTCGCCCGCCCGGTCCTCCAGGCCGACGCCGTCACCAGCTTCGCCCGTGACGGCGACGGCCCGGTCTTCGCCGGCGAGCTGTTCCCGTTCGTCTTCATCACCATCGCCTGCGGCGCGCTGTCCGGCTTCCACGCGCTGATCTCCTCGGGCACCACGCCCAAGATGATCGCCAAGGAGAGCCAGGTCCGGATGATCGGCTACGGCGGCATGCTGATGGAGTCCTTCGTGGCCATCAGCGCACTGATCGCCGCCGTGGTCATCGACCAGGGCATGTACTACGCGATGAACAGCCCGGCCGGCGCGACCGGCGGCGACTTCACCTCCGCCGCGGAGTACGTCACCGGGCTCGGCTTCACGATCACCCCCGAGCAGCTCCAGGCGGCCGCCGCGGCGGTCGAGGAGCAGACACTCGTCTCGCGCACCGGCGGGGCGCCGACCCTGGCGTTCGGCATCTCCCAGATCTTCGAGGAGGCGTTCGGCGGCGGGCTCGCGGCGTTCTGGTACCACTTCGCGATCATGTTCGAGGCGCTGTTCATCCTCACCGCCGTCGACGCGGGCACCCGGGTCGGCCGGTTCATGCTGCAGGACACCATCGGCAACGTGTGGACGCGCTTCGGCGACACCTCCTGGAAGCCCGCGGCCTGGGGCGCCAGCGCGGTCGTCGTGGCCGCGTGGGGCTCGATGCTCTACATCGGCGTGAGCGACCCGCTCGGCGGCATCAACCAGCTCTTCCCGCTGTTCGGCATCGCCAACCAGCTGCTGGCCGCGATCGCGCTGACCCTGTGCGTCACGCTGCTGATCAAGCACGGCAAGCTGCGCTGGGCCTGGGTGCCGGGTGTCCCGCTCGTGTGGGACCTCGTGGTCACGATGACGGCGAGCTGGCAGAAGGTGTTCTCCGACGACCCGGCGATCGGCTACTTCGCCCAGGCCGACCGCTACCGCACGGCCCGCGACGCCGGCGAGGTCCTGGCTCCGGCCGCGGACGCCTCACAGATGGACCAGGTGGTCTTCAACTCCACGCTGAACGGCGTGCTGCAGGCGACCTTCGCCGTGCTGGTGATCGTCGTGGTCGCCAACGCAGCGGTGGTCTGCGTGCGCGCCGCCCGCGCCGGGGGGCTGCCGACGACCGAGGTGCCCTACACGCCCTCCCACATCGTCGCCCCGAGCGACTTCTTCGCCACCGCCGAGGAGAAGGTCGCCGTGCGCGAGTGGGAGCAGTCGCGTCGTGAGGACCCGACCCGGCTCGCCGGTGACCCGCGATGA
- the ftsY gene encoding signal recognition particle-docking protein FtsY — MESLALVILLVAVVGVALVVTVAGLLVSGRRKPKPLPRTHTDVIATPPTDPDAPPVELSSPPATIEPEVEAEPAVIVEEPELPALERPEGTASRLVRLRQRLAGSQGGLGRGLLALLSRDRIDEDTWESIEDTLLTADVGVVPTQELVERLRTRMRVEGLSAAETRTILREELLTLVDPDMDRRLQVSGEDGKPGVVLVVGVNGAGKTTTVGKISRILVAEERSVVLGAADTFRAAAVEQLATWGERVGVEVVRGPEGTDPASVAFDAVKEGVDRGVDTVIVDTAGRLQNKAGLMDELGKVKRVIEKQAPVTEVLLVLDATTGQNGMIQARVFSEVVDVTGIVLTKLDGSAKGGIVVAVQRELGVPVKLVGLGEGADDLAPFDPGAFVDALLG; from the coding sequence ATGGAATCTCTCGCCCTCGTGATCCTGCTCGTCGCCGTCGTCGGCGTCGCGCTGGTCGTCACTGTCGCCGGCCTGCTGGTGAGCGGCCGGCGCAAGCCCAAGCCGCTGCCGCGCACCCACACCGACGTCATCGCGACGCCGCCGACCGATCCCGACGCGCCGCCGGTGGAGCTCAGCTCGCCGCCGGCGACCATCGAGCCCGAGGTCGAGGCCGAGCCGGCCGTCATCGTCGAGGAGCCGGAGCTCCCGGCCCTGGAGCGGCCCGAGGGCACCGCCTCGCGCCTGGTGCGTCTGCGCCAGCGCCTCGCCGGCTCCCAGGGTGGCCTGGGCCGCGGCCTGCTCGCGCTGCTCAGCCGCGACCGGATCGACGAGGACACCTGGGAGTCCATCGAGGACACCCTGCTCACCGCCGACGTGGGCGTCGTGCCCACCCAGGAGCTGGTCGAGCGGCTGCGCACCCGCATGCGCGTCGAGGGCCTCTCGGCGGCGGAGACGCGCACCATCCTGCGCGAGGAGCTGCTGACCCTTGTCGATCCCGACATGGACCGCCGCCTGCAGGTCAGCGGCGAGGACGGCAAGCCCGGCGTCGTCCTGGTCGTCGGCGTGAACGGCGCCGGCAAGACCACGACGGTCGGCAAGATCTCGCGCATCCTGGTCGCTGAGGAGCGCAGCGTGGTGCTCGGCGCGGCCGACACCTTCCGTGCCGCCGCTGTCGAGCAGCTCGCCACCTGGGGCGAGCGCGTCGGCGTCGAGGTCGTCCGCGGCCCCGAGGGCACCGACCCCGCCAGCGTCGCCTTCGACGCGGTCAAGGAGGGCGTCGACCGCGGCGTCGACACCGTCATCGTCGACACCGCTGGTCGGCTGCAGAACAAGGCCGGCCTGATGGACGAGCTCGGCAAGGTCAAGCGGGTGATCGAGAAGCAGGCGCCGGTCACCGAGGTGCTGCTCGTCCTCGACGCCACGACCGGCCAGAACGGCATGATCCAGGCGCGGGTCTTCAGCGAGGTCGTCGACGTCACCGGCATCGTGCTCACCAAGCTCGACGGCTCGGCCAAGGGCGGCATCGTCGTGGCCGTCCAGCGCGAGCTCGGCGTACCGGTCAAGCTGGTGGGGCTCGGCGAGGGCGCTGACGACCTCGCGCCGTTCGACCCGGGCGCGTTCGTGGACGCCCTGCTCGGCTGA
- a CDS encoding ATP-binding cassette domain-containing protein, which yields MSVRPVSTDTAPGAPLLDVRDLSVSFTQYARGLRRRHLTPVRGMTLQARAGEVTALVGASGSGKTLLGLAVLGLLPTNASTSGEIRYDGAPLSDARRAALVGGEVAMLPQSMSHLDPTATVRAQVARALELGGRPAADAEAVLAARGLGPEVLARYPHELSGGMARRVLLAMVLSSPRRLLVADEPTPGLDPDSARRTLAEIRGLADAGAAVVLISHDLVGVLDIADRIVVTDHGTTLETALPAQFAGDGAGLVHPYSRALWRAMPANGFHLPGEEALVRRALAEPVGGAAAVA from the coding sequence ATGAGCGTTCGACCCGTCTCGACCGACACCGCCCCCGGCGCGCCGCTGCTCGACGTACGCGACCTGTCGGTGAGCTTCACCCAGTACGCCCGCGGGCTGCGTCGACGCCACCTCACCCCGGTGCGCGGCATGACGCTCCAGGCCCGGGCCGGGGAGGTCACCGCCCTGGTCGGTGCCTCCGGGTCCGGCAAGACCCTGCTCGGGCTCGCGGTGCTCGGCCTGCTCCCGACCAACGCCTCCACCAGCGGTGAGATCCGCTACGACGGGGCTCCGCTGAGTGACGCGCGCCGCGCGGCACTCGTGGGTGGCGAGGTCGCCATGCTGCCGCAGTCGATGAGCCACCTCGACCCGACCGCGACGGTGCGTGCCCAGGTGGCCCGAGCCCTCGAGCTGGGGGGACGCCCGGCGGCCGACGCCGAGGCGGTCCTCGCCGCCCGCGGTCTCGGCCCGGAGGTGCTGGCCCGCTATCCCCACGAGCTCTCCGGCGGGATGGCCCGCCGGGTGCTGCTGGCGATGGTGCTGTCCTCGCCGCGCCGCCTGCTCGTGGCCGACGAGCCCACCCCCGGCCTCGACCCCGACTCCGCCCGGCGCACGCTGGCGGAGATCCGGGGGCTCGCCGACGCCGGCGCCGCCGTGGTGCTGATCAGCCACGACCTCGTCGGCGTGCTGGACATCGCGGACCGGATCGTGGTCACCGACCACGGCACCACCCTCGAGACCGCGCTCCCCGCCCAGTTCGCCGGCGACGGCGCCGGGCTCGTGCACCCGTACAGCCGTGCGCTGTGGCGCGCGATGCCCGCCAACGGGTTCCACCTGCCCGGCGAGGAGGCGCTGGTACGCCGCGCGCTCGCGGAGCCGGTGGGCGGCGCGGCGGCGGTGGCATGA
- a CDS encoding [protein-PII] uridylyltransferase: MTAAERARRTSEADALCATAYAACGGPDTGIALVAVGGYGRGELAPHSDLDVVLVCDEGVEPGELAERVWYPLWDSGARVDHAVRTLAEVQRAAEDDLRVALGLLDARHLAGDPNLTLRLRTQVLAQWRRGALRRLPELQRLVRERHRRVGELAHLSVPEVKEAGGGLRDAGVLKALLATWLVDVPHVELEQSRRALLDVRDLVQTFAGRASDRIAPEMWTDLAEGLGLADARAAQVHVRELGRRITHLSRLSWRRVDARVAQPAAVGVRRPALVSVAPGVAVSRAEVVLAKGAQPDRDPLLLLRAATVAAERDLVLSPLTAARLARECPPLCDPWPDEARHLMVRLLAAGPGLLPVWETLEETGALDALLPEWEAIRLLPHASVIHRFTVDRHVVETCIEASALIREVNRPDVLMVAALLHDIGKGRLTEHSVAGEPIARAIATRMGFDDDAVDLVARLVRWHLLLAETATTRDPDDPATVALVAERLRDAEALDLLAALTQADARATAPQAWTTWRAGLVRDLTRRVRGVLQGEVSPARVVGEDVVLPREAARGRLVLDIEPVRDGSRVTAIAPDRVGLLADVAATFALQRLPVRAARAWAQDHYGVSVWQLDGEDLDPALLRERYEAILEGRLDPQPRLSRQSARQTLAPNVAVRPEASAQATVLEVRADDRPGVVYLVCSALAHLDVAVRSAHVDTLGPQAVDVFYLQEAGAGALSDSRAAEAAHAVRAALGGEAPPSP, from the coding sequence GTGACCGCAGCCGAGCGGGCCCGTCGTACGAGCGAGGCCGACGCGCTGTGCGCCACGGCGTACGCCGCGTGCGGGGGGCCGGACACCGGGATCGCGCTGGTCGCGGTGGGCGGCTACGGCCGCGGCGAGCTGGCGCCGCACTCCGACCTCGACGTGGTCCTGGTCTGCGACGAGGGGGTCGAGCCGGGGGAGCTCGCCGAGCGGGTGTGGTACCCGCTGTGGGACTCCGGCGCCCGGGTCGACCACGCGGTGCGCACGCTGGCCGAGGTGCAGCGCGCCGCGGAGGACGACCTGCGGGTGGCGCTCGGGCTGCTCGACGCGCGCCACCTCGCCGGGGACCCGAACCTCACGCTGCGGCTGCGCACCCAGGTGCTCGCCCAGTGGCGCCGCGGCGCGCTGCGCCGCCTGCCCGAGCTGCAGCGTCTGGTGCGCGAGCGGCACCGCCGCGTCGGTGAGCTCGCGCACCTCTCGGTCCCCGAGGTCAAGGAGGCCGGCGGCGGCCTGCGCGACGCCGGGGTGCTCAAGGCGCTGCTGGCGACCTGGCTGGTCGACGTGCCGCACGTCGAGCTCGAGCAGAGCCGCCGCGCGCTGCTCGACGTGCGCGACCTCGTGCAGACCTTCGCCGGGCGCGCCTCGGACCGGATCGCCCCGGAGATGTGGACCGACCTGGCCGAGGGGCTGGGGCTCGCCGACGCCCGGGCCGCGCAGGTGCACGTGCGTGAGCTCGGACGCCGCATCACCCACCTCTCGCGGCTCTCCTGGCGCCGGGTGGACGCGCGGGTCGCCCAGCCGGCAGCGGTCGGCGTACGACGTCCTGCGCTGGTGTCGGTGGCGCCCGGGGTCGCGGTGTCACGAGCGGAGGTCGTGCTGGCGAAGGGCGCACAGCCCGACCGGGACCCGCTGCTGCTGCTGCGGGCGGCGACCGTCGCGGCCGAGCGCGACCTGGTGCTGTCGCCGCTCACCGCGGCCCGGCTGGCGCGCGAGTGCCCGCCGCTGTGCGACCCCTGGCCCGACGAGGCGCGGCACCTGATGGTGCGGCTGCTGGCCGCGGGGCCGGGGCTGCTCCCGGTCTGGGAGACCCTGGAGGAGACCGGCGCGCTGGACGCGTTGTTGCCCGAGTGGGAGGCGATCCGGCTGCTGCCGCACGCCTCGGTGATCCACCGCTTCACCGTCGACCGGCACGTGGTCGAGACCTGCATCGAGGCCTCGGCGCTGATCCGGGAGGTGAACCGTCCCGACGTGCTCATGGTCGCCGCCCTGCTGCACGACATCGGCAAGGGCCGGCTCACCGAGCACAGCGTCGCGGGGGAGCCGATCGCCCGGGCGATTGCGACCCGGATGGGCTTCGACGACGACGCCGTCGACCTGGTGGCCCGCCTGGTGCGCTGGCACCTGCTGCTGGCGGAGACCGCGACCACCCGCGACCCCGACGACCCCGCCACCGTCGCGCTGGTCGCCGAGCGGCTGCGCGACGCCGAGGCGCTCGACCTGCTGGCCGCCCTGACCCAGGCCGACGCCCGCGCGACGGCGCCGCAGGCCTGGACCACCTGGCGTGCCGGGCTGGTGCGCGACCTGACCCGGCGGGTGCGCGGGGTGCTGCAGGGGGAGGTCTCCCCGGCGCGGGTGGTCGGCGAGGACGTCGTACTGCCCCGGGAGGCCGCCCGGGGTCGCCTGGTGCTGGACATCGAGCCGGTGCGCGACGGCTCGCGGGTGACCGCGATCGCGCCGGACCGGGTCGGGCTGCTCGCCGACGTCGCCGCGACCTTCGCGCTCCAGCGGCTGCCGGTGCGCGCCGCCCGGGCGTGGGCGCAGGACCACTACGGCGTCAGCGTGTGGCAGCTCGACGGTGAGGACCTCGACCCCGCGCTGCTGCGTGAGCGTTACGAGGCGATCCTCGAGGGCCGCCTCGACCCGCAGCCCCGCCTCTCGCGCCAGTCGGCCCGGCAGACGCTCGCCCCGAACGTCGCCGTACGACCCGAGGCGTCGGCGCAGGCCACGGTGCTGGAGGTGCGCGCCGACGACCGCCCGGGCGTGGTCTACCTCGTCTGCTCCGCCCTCGCGCACCTCGACGTGGCGGTGCGCTCGGCGCACGTGGACACCCTGGGGCCGCAGGCGGTCGACGTGTTCTACCTGCAGGAGGCCGGGGCCGGCGCGCTCTCGGACTCCCGGGCCGCCGAGGCGGCGCACGCCGTACGAGCCGCGCTCGGCGGGGAAGCCCCTCCGTCGCCCTAG